A single Populus alba chromosome 7, ASM523922v2, whole genome shotgun sequence DNA region contains:
- the LOC118063270 gene encoding splicing factor U2af large subunit A isoform X1 yields the protein MKQKDTKVTAVPTSKTRATVPAALIPLLRLAALMIKAILSLSVGLVTMRGSLQKVGKKREAETGTEVEIGKEIETRIGRKARTGIEIGTETRIVTVIVIVIAIEITLKGGIEVEIGMMMIIIEAETMTAGGETMIERKKTGIDVGHDLVQRVDLSTDQGRALRAKGSVVLIWLLLLLQCCLVLLLLLLLPQCGKSVSNYMVSFGQITGTTPPIPGMFPNMFPLGTGQQFGALPVMPVQAMTQQATRHARRVYVGGLPPIANEQSVATFFSQVMAAIGGNTAGPGDAVVNVYINHEKKFAFVEMRSVEEASNAMALDGIIFEGAPVKVRRPSDYNPSLAATLGPSQPNPNLNLAAVGLTPGSAGGLEGPDRIFVGGLPYYFTEAQIRELLESFGALRGFDLVKDRETGNSKGYAFCVYQDLSVTDIACAALNGIKMGDKTLTVRRANQGTNQPKPEQENVLLHAQQQIALQRLMLQPPPVVTKVVCLTQVVTVDELKDDDEYEDILEDIRMEAGKFGQLVNVVIPRPRPDGENAPGVGKVFLEYADTEGSSKARAGMNGRKFGGNHVVAVFFPENKFSQGEYDD from the exons ATGAAGCAGAAAGATACGAAGGTAACGGCGGTGCCGACTTCGAAAACCAGAGCTACGGTGCCGGCGGCGCTGATTCCTCTCCTCCGCCTCGCGGCGCTGATGATCAAAGCGATTCTAAGTCTGAG CGTGGGTCTCGTGACTATGAGAGGGAGTCTTCAAAAAGTAGGGAAAAAGAGAGAAGCAGAGACAGGGACAGAGGTAGAGATAGGGAAAGAGATCGAGACAAGGATAGGGAGAAAAGCAAGGACAGGGATAGAGATAGGGACCGAGACAAGGATCGTGACCGTCATCGTGATCGTGATCGCCATAGAGATCACACTGAAAGGAGGGATCGAGGTCGAGATAGGGATGATGATGATTATCATCGAAGCCGAGACTATGACAG CAGGCGGAGAGACTATGATAGAGAGAAAGAAGACAGGCATAGACGTCGGTCACGATCTCGTTCAAAGGGTAGATCTGAGCACAGATCAAGGTCGCGCTCTAAGAG CAAAAGGATCAGTGGTTTTGATATGGCTCCTCCTGCTTCTGCAATGTTGCCtagtgctgctgctgctgctgttgctgccGCAG TGTGGAAAATCCGTATCAAATTACATGGTATCATTTG GTCAGATTACTGGGACAACTCCTCCCATTCCTGGAATGTTTCCCAACATGTTTCCATTAGGGACTGGTCAG CAGTTTGGTGCTCTCCCTGTTATGCCAGTTCAGGCAATGACTCAACAG GCTACCAGGCATGCACGGAGGGTCTATGTTGGCGGGCTTCCACCTATAGCTAATGAACAG TCTGTGGCTACCTTTTTTAGCCAGGTTATGGCTGCCATTGGAGGGAACACTGCAGGCCCAG GGGATGCTGTTGTTAATGTTTATATAAATCATGAAAAGAAGTTTGCATTTGTGGAGATGAGATCTGTTGAGGAGGCCAGCAATGCAATGGCTTTGGATGGGATTATTTTCGAG GGAGCACCTGTTAAGGTCAGGAGACCGAGTGACTACAACCCGTCTCTGGCCGCAACACTTGGTCCGAGCCAGCCCAATCCCAATCTTAATCTGGCAGCAGTTGGCCTTACTCCTGGTTCTGCTGGTGGACTCGAGGGTCCAGACCGCATTTTTGTGGGTGGACTTCCTTATTACTTCACAGAAGCACAGATCAGGGAGTTGTTGGAGTCTTTTGGAGCCCTCCGTGGTTTTGATCTTGTAAAAGACAGAGAGACTGGGAACTCAAAAGGCTATGCGTTTTGTGTTTACCAAGATCTTTCAGTTACAGACATAGCCTGTGCTGCTCTGAATGGAATTAAAATGGGTGATAAAACTCTCACTGTTCGACGTGCCAACCAGGGCACCAACCAGCCTAAACCAGAGCAAGAGAATGTTCTCTTGCATGCTCAGCAGCAGATTGCATTGCAG aggCTTATGTTACAGCCACCACCTGTAGTCACGAAAGTTGTTTGCCTAACTCAAGTAGTTACTGTGGATGAGCTCAAAGatgatgatgagtatgaagacattTTGGAAGACATTAGAATGGAAGCCGGGAAATTTG GTCAACTGGTGAATGTTGTGATCCCACGCCCAAGACCAGATGGTGAAAATGCACCAGGAGTTGGGAAG GTGTTCTTGGAATATGCAGACACTGAAGGTTCATCAAAAGCACGAGCAGGGATGAATGGGAGGAAATTTGGCGGAAATCACGTTGTGGCTGTCTTTTTTCCAGAGAACAAGTTCTCCCAGGGAGAATATGATGACTAA
- the LOC118063270 gene encoding splicing factor U2af large subunit A isoform X3 yields MKQKDTKVTAVPTSKTRATVPAALIPLLRLAALMIKAILSLSVGLVTMRGSLQKVGKKREAETGTEVEIGKEIETRIGRKARTGIEIGTETRIVTVIVIVIAIEITLKGGIEVEIGMMMIIIEAETMTAGGETMIERKKTGIDVGHDLVQRVDLSTDQGRALRAKGSVVLIWLLLLLQCCLVLLLLLLLPQCGKSVSNYMVSFGQITGTTPPIPGMFPNMFPLGTGQFGALPVMPVQAMTQQATRHARRVYVGGLPPIANEQSVATFFSQVMAAIGGNTAGPGDAVVNVYINHEKKFAFVEMRSVEEASNAMALDGIIFEGAPVKVRRPSDYNPSLAATLGPSQPNPNLNLAAVGLTPGSAGGLEGPDRIFVGGLPYYFTEAQIRELLESFGALRGFDLVKDRETGNSKGYAFCVYQDLSVTDIACAALNGIKMGDKTLTVRRANQGTNQPKPEQENVLLHAQQQIALQRLMLQPPPVVTKVVCLTQVVTVDELKDDDEYEDILEDIRMEAGKFGQLVNVVIPRPRPDGENAPGVGKVFLEYADTEGSSKARAGMNGRKFGGNHVVAVFFPENKFSQGEYDD; encoded by the exons ATGAAGCAGAAAGATACGAAGGTAACGGCGGTGCCGACTTCGAAAACCAGAGCTACGGTGCCGGCGGCGCTGATTCCTCTCCTCCGCCTCGCGGCGCTGATGATCAAAGCGATTCTAAGTCTGAG CGTGGGTCTCGTGACTATGAGAGGGAGTCTTCAAAAAGTAGGGAAAAAGAGAGAAGCAGAGACAGGGACAGAGGTAGAGATAGGGAAAGAGATCGAGACAAGGATAGGGAGAAAAGCAAGGACAGGGATAGAGATAGGGACCGAGACAAGGATCGTGACCGTCATCGTGATCGTGATCGCCATAGAGATCACACTGAAAGGAGGGATCGAGGTCGAGATAGGGATGATGATGATTATCATCGAAGCCGAGACTATGACAG CAGGCGGAGAGACTATGATAGAGAGAAAGAAGACAGGCATAGACGTCGGTCACGATCTCGTTCAAAGGGTAGATCTGAGCACAGATCAAGGTCGCGCTCTAAGAG CAAAAGGATCAGTGGTTTTGATATGGCTCCTCCTGCTTCTGCAATGTTGCCtagtgctgctgctgctgctgttgctgccGCAG TGTGGAAAATCCGTATCAAATTACATGGTATCATTTG GTCAGATTACTGGGACAACTCCTCCCATTCCTGGAATGTTTCCCAACATGTTTCCATTAGGGACTGGTCAG TTTGGTGCTCTCCCTGTTATGCCAGTTCAGGCAATGACTCAACAG GCTACCAGGCATGCACGGAGGGTCTATGTTGGCGGGCTTCCACCTATAGCTAATGAACAG TCTGTGGCTACCTTTTTTAGCCAGGTTATGGCTGCCATTGGAGGGAACACTGCAGGCCCAG GGGATGCTGTTGTTAATGTTTATATAAATCATGAAAAGAAGTTTGCATTTGTGGAGATGAGATCTGTTGAGGAGGCCAGCAATGCAATGGCTTTGGATGGGATTATTTTCGAG GGAGCACCTGTTAAGGTCAGGAGACCGAGTGACTACAACCCGTCTCTGGCCGCAACACTTGGTCCGAGCCAGCCCAATCCCAATCTTAATCTGGCAGCAGTTGGCCTTACTCCTGGTTCTGCTGGTGGACTCGAGGGTCCAGACCGCATTTTTGTGGGTGGACTTCCTTATTACTTCACAGAAGCACAGATCAGGGAGTTGTTGGAGTCTTTTGGAGCCCTCCGTGGTTTTGATCTTGTAAAAGACAGAGAGACTGGGAACTCAAAAGGCTATGCGTTTTGTGTTTACCAAGATCTTTCAGTTACAGACATAGCCTGTGCTGCTCTGAATGGAATTAAAATGGGTGATAAAACTCTCACTGTTCGACGTGCCAACCAGGGCACCAACCAGCCTAAACCAGAGCAAGAGAATGTTCTCTTGCATGCTCAGCAGCAGATTGCATTGCAG aggCTTATGTTACAGCCACCACCTGTAGTCACGAAAGTTGTTTGCCTAACTCAAGTAGTTACTGTGGATGAGCTCAAAGatgatgatgagtatgaagacattTTGGAAGACATTAGAATGGAAGCCGGGAAATTTG GTCAACTGGTGAATGTTGTGATCCCACGCCCAAGACCAGATGGTGAAAATGCACCAGGAGTTGGGAAG GTGTTCTTGGAATATGCAGACACTGAAGGTTCATCAAAAGCACGAGCAGGGATGAATGGGAGGAAATTTGGCGGAAATCACGTTGTGGCTGTCTTTTTTCCAGAGAACAAGTTCTCCCAGGGAGAATATGATGACTAA
- the LOC118063270 gene encoding splicing factor U2af large subunit A isoform X6, producing MTDYEAERYEGNGGADFENQSYGAGGADSSPPPRGADDQSDSKSERGSRDYERESSKSREKERSRDRDRGRDRERDRDKDREKSKDRDRDRDRDKDRDRHRDRDRHRDHTERRDRGRDRDDDDYHRSRDYDRRRDYDREKEDRHRRRSRSRSKGRSEHRSRSRSKSKRISGFDMAPPASAMLPSAAAAAVAAAGQITGTTPPIPGMFPNMFPLGTGQQFGALPVMPVQAMTQQATRHARRVYVGGLPPIANEQSVATFFSQVMAAIGGNTAGPGDAVVNVYINHEKKFAFVEMRSVEEASNAMALDGIIFEGAPVKVRRPSDYNPSLAATLGPSQPNPNLNLAAVGLTPGSAGGLEGPDRIFVGGLPYYFTEAQIRELLESFGALRGFDLVKDRETGNSKGYAFCVYQDLSVTDIACAALNGIKMGDKTLTVRRANQGTNQPKPEQENVLLHAQQQIALQRLMLQPPPVVTKVVCLTQVVTVDELKDDDEYEDILEDIRMEAGKFGQLVNVVIPRPRPDGENAPGVGKVFLEYADTEGSSKARAGMNGRKFGGNHVVAVFFPENKFSQGEYDD from the exons ATGACTGATTATGAAGCAGAAAGATACGAAGGTAACGGCGGTGCCGACTTCGAAAACCAGAGCTACGGTGCCGGCGGCGCTGATTCCTCTCCTCCGCCTCGCGGCGCTGATGATCAAAGCGATTCTAAGTCTGAG CGTGGGTCTCGTGACTATGAGAGGGAGTCTTCAAAAAGTAGGGAAAAAGAGAGAAGCAGAGACAGGGACAGAGGTAGAGATAGGGAAAGAGATCGAGACAAGGATAGGGAGAAAAGCAAGGACAGGGATAGAGATAGGGACCGAGACAAGGATCGTGACCGTCATCGTGATCGTGATCGCCATAGAGATCACACTGAAAGGAGGGATCGAGGTCGAGATAGGGATGATGATGATTATCATCGAAGCCGAGACTATGACAG GCGGAGAGACTATGATAGAGAGAAAGAAGACAGGCATAGACGTCGGTCACGATCTCGTTCAAAGGGTAGATCTGAGCACAGATCAAGGTCGCGCTCTAAGAG CAAAAGGATCAGTGGTTTTGATATGGCTCCTCCTGCTTCTGCAATGTTGCCtagtgctgctgctgctgctgttgctgccGCAG GTCAGATTACTGGGACAACTCCTCCCATTCCTGGAATGTTTCCCAACATGTTTCCATTAGGGACTGGTCAG CAGTTTGGTGCTCTCCCTGTTATGCCAGTTCAGGCAATGACTCAACAG GCTACCAGGCATGCACGGAGGGTCTATGTTGGCGGGCTTCCACCTATAGCTAATGAACAG TCTGTGGCTACCTTTTTTAGCCAGGTTATGGCTGCCATTGGAGGGAACACTGCAGGCCCAG GGGATGCTGTTGTTAATGTTTATATAAATCATGAAAAGAAGTTTGCATTTGTGGAGATGAGATCTGTTGAGGAGGCCAGCAATGCAATGGCTTTGGATGGGATTATTTTCGAG GGAGCACCTGTTAAGGTCAGGAGACCGAGTGACTACAACCCGTCTCTGGCCGCAACACTTGGTCCGAGCCAGCCCAATCCCAATCTTAATCTGGCAGCAGTTGGCCTTACTCCTGGTTCTGCTGGTGGACTCGAGGGTCCAGACCGCATTTTTGTGGGTGGACTTCCTTATTACTTCACAGAAGCACAGATCAGGGAGTTGTTGGAGTCTTTTGGAGCCCTCCGTGGTTTTGATCTTGTAAAAGACAGAGAGACTGGGAACTCAAAAGGCTATGCGTTTTGTGTTTACCAAGATCTTTCAGTTACAGACATAGCCTGTGCTGCTCTGAATGGAATTAAAATGGGTGATAAAACTCTCACTGTTCGACGTGCCAACCAGGGCACCAACCAGCCTAAACCAGAGCAAGAGAATGTTCTCTTGCATGCTCAGCAGCAGATTGCATTGCAG aggCTTATGTTACAGCCACCACCTGTAGTCACGAAAGTTGTTTGCCTAACTCAAGTAGTTACTGTGGATGAGCTCAAAGatgatgatgagtatgaagacattTTGGAAGACATTAGAATGGAAGCCGGGAAATTTG GTCAACTGGTGAATGTTGTGATCCCACGCCCAAGACCAGATGGTGAAAATGCACCAGGAGTTGGGAAG GTGTTCTTGGAATATGCAGACACTGAAGGTTCATCAAAAGCACGAGCAGGGATGAATGGGAGGAAATTTGGCGGAAATCACGTTGTGGCTGTCTTTTTTCCAGAGAACAAGTTCTCCCAGGGAGAATATGATGACTAA